One genomic region from Homalodisca vitripennis isolate AUS2020 unplaced genomic scaffold, UT_GWSS_2.1 ScUCBcl_5844;HRSCAF=12769, whole genome shotgun sequence encodes:
- the LOC124373533 gene encoding uncharacterized protein LOC124373533, protein MEAVTNLLLMLFDEPERPQNAVEYLREKMGNKRHSAEELVNLRTELAAAKIKICILEDEVNVLHEKLQSCELKGKLKDIPEQAVKTVTELDSTNVTNEIFDLNSS, encoded by the coding sequence ATGGAGGCCGTAACAAACTTGTTGTTGATGCTCTTTGACGAACCTGAGAGACCACAAAACGCGGTGGAATATCTTAGAGAGAAGATGGGAAACAAGAGGCATAGTGCTGAAGAACTAGTCAACTTAAGAACGGAGCTGGCAGCAGCTAAGATAAAGATATGTATTTTGGAAGACGAAGTTAACGTTTTACATGAGAAGCTTCAGAGTTGTGAGCTGAAAGGAAAACTGAAAGATATTCCTGAGCAAGCAGTAAAAACAGTGACAGAACTTGATAGTACAAATGTCACtaatgaaatatttgatttaaattcttCGTAA